The Tubulanus polymorphus chromosome 1, tnTubPoly1.2, whole genome shotgun sequence genome contains a region encoding:
- the LOC141915004 gene encoding 17-beta-hydroxysteroid dehydrogenase 13-like, which translates to MNSICDFSFNIVLFLSELIVLFVNCTREFIVFTIRRFFPKQKKSIVGEIALVTGGGHGIGRELCYQIAIEGAFVVVWDIDQLGAEKTVNTIRSRGGKAKYYLVDVTAYEQVVSTSNLVREEIGDVTILVNNAGILHGLDILNLSEKQIRKTFDVNSIALFWTIKAFLPRMIELNRGHVINICSLAAFSGLAYLSDYGSSKFAIRGLHTYLEEEIRLHFKRDIKLSSVFPGFTDTGLVKGMHSRFDRILTTKEVAQVTIEDVLRNEQLIYVPRRMRYILGPIGLIPSKIVSLSLDFSGSRIDLQTDKIGK; encoded by the exons atgaattctatttgCGATTTTAGCTTTAATATCGTCTTATTTCTGTCGGAATTAATAGTTTTATTTGTAAACTGTACGCGTGAGTTTATCGTTTTTACCATTCGTCGATTTTTTccgaaacaaaagaaaagtataGTCGGTGAGATTGCACTGGTAACAGGGGGAGGCCACGGAATCGGGCGCGAATTATGCTACCAAATAGCGATTGAGGGGGCATTTGTTGTCGTCTGGGATATAGATCAG CTCGGTGCTGAAAAAACAGTAAATACTATTCGATCACGTGGTGGGAAAGCAAAATATTATTTAGTTGACGTCACTGCGTATGAACAAGTCGTTAGCACTTCAAACCTTGTCCGGGAGGAAATCGGCGACGTGActatacttgtaaataatgcTGGAATTCTGCATGGTTTGGACATTTTGAATCTAAGCGAGAAACAAATTCGTAAAACGTTCGATGTGAACAGTATTGCTTTGTTTTGG ACAATAAAAGCATTTTTGCCAAGAATGATTGAGTTGAATCGAGGACATGTAATCAATATATGCTCATTAGCGGCATTTTCTGGATTAGCCTATTTATCAGACTATGG ATCTTCAAAATTTGCTATTCGTGGACTGCATACATATTTGGAAGAAGAAATACGTCTGCATTTCAAGAGGGATATTAAGTTGTCGTCTGTATTTCCAGGTTTCACTGACACTGGACTGGTCAAAGGCATGCACTCGCG ATTCGATAGGATCTTGACCACAAAAGAAGTCGCTCAAGTAACCATAGAAGATGTTTTACGGAACGAACAATTGATATACGTTCCCAGGCGTATGCGATACATCCTTGGCCCAATTGG attgatacCGTCGAAAATAGTTTCATTGTCTCTAGACTTTTCTGGAAGCCGAATTGATCTACAGACCGATAAAATCGGCAAATGA
- the LOC141914980 gene encoding small ribosomal subunit protein mS35-like, with product MIRKYSIFATFSARNQVFISTNFNVLRRGVTASATDDTKNENEIEVTEEDGGFRKLHIPGLVQETQKKKRIIRRRDVPPARFNAMKIDQDWTNVWPAASTFKWSAIPFPVRQGISKNMTQNEGVPLEKYANAELMKIPNFLHLTPGHIKKHCAALKEFCTDWPEGLETDKKCEKHFPVEIISSDYLRSASSIRDPRARIVELKIKLSKLRLNYHARDKLIRLVGERYDKKTDTLTLEGNRCPLKMQNEEYVKYLLTALYHEAWKTEKWEADKEEVDWEKYFWDQAASRKQLVQLTKNIKQIAAKTSEEGLPGYIKSLPVDFTEEQLIKSDEVQRYKTATSDLHNEGENIVTLSEYKDSVVKLLHGTSFS from the exons ATGATTcggaaatattcaatatttgctACCTTTTCGGCGAGGAATCAAGTGTTTATATCTACAAATTTCAATGTGCTGCGAAGAGGTGTAACTGCATCTGCGACTGATGATACCAAAAATGAGAACGAAATCGAAGTTACGGAAGAAGATGGag GTTTTCGAAAGTTGCATATTCCTGGACTAGTTCAAGAAACTCagaagaagaaaagaattatCAGACGACGTGAT GTTCCGCCAGCTCGGTTTAACGCTATGAAGATTGATCAAGATTGGACAAATGTTTGGCCTGCAGCATCAACATTTAAATGGTCAGCAATTCCATTCCCAGTTCGTCAAGGCATTTCAAAA AATATGACTCAAAATGAAGGGGTTCCACTTGAAAAATATGCAAATGCcgaattgatgaaaattccCAACTTTCTCCATCTCACACCAGGACACATCAAGAAACATTGCGCTGCACTCAAAG AGTTTTGCACTGATTGGCCTGAGGGACTGGAAACTGATAAAAAGTGTGAGAAACATTTTCctgttgaaattatttcatccGATTATCTTCGGTCAGCTTCGTCTATAAGAGACCCTAGAGCGAGAATAGTCGAGTTAAAG ATAAAACTGTCAAAGCTTCGTTTAAACTATCATGCACGAGATAAATTGATTCGGTTAGTTGGGGAACGCTATGACAAAAAGACAGATACATTAACATTAGAAGGCAATCG ttgccCACTCAAAATGCAGAATGAGGAATATGTGAAATATCTATTGACTGCCCTGTATCATGAAGCTTGG aaaactGAGAAATGGGAAGCGGATAAAGAGGAAGTCGATTGGGAGAAATATTTCTGGGATCAGGCGGCGTCGCGTAAACAATTAGTACAACTTACGAAAAACATCAAACAAATTGCTGCCAAG ACTAGTGAAGAAGGCCTGCCTGGATATATCAAATCATTACCGGTAGATTTCACGGAGGAACAATTAATCAAAAGCGATGAAGTTCAACGATATAAAACCGCTACTTCAGATTTACACAACGAGGGCGAAAATATCGTAACTTTGAGTGAATATAAAGACAGCGTCGTCAAATTACTGCACGGCACATCTTTCTCCTGA